In the Bremerella alba genome, one interval contains:
- a CDS encoding A24 family peptidase yields MDLFVSLAESIAENWPVWVVTFTLILAAVIDGFELKVPNWITFPFVASGWVYSFCAFGLEGLGWSLLGTVVGLLLLLPAYSIGGMGAGDVKLLAGVGAWMHGTHTFYAFCISAIVGAVLAVGMVAVRKAWKKHSDNARIILNEIMTIRDPNQLSSIAADRKSSMLLLPYGIPIAIGTIGYFLWMGLLV; encoded by the coding sequence ATGGATCTTTTTGTAAGCTTGGCGGAATCAATTGCGGAAAATTGGCCTGTTTGGGTCGTCACCTTTACCTTGATTCTGGCCGCTGTCATCGACGGTTTTGAATTAAAGGTTCCTAATTGGATCACCTTCCCCTTTGTTGCTAGCGGCTGGGTTTACAGCTTCTGCGCATTTGGATTGGAAGGACTTGGTTGGAGTTTGCTAGGGACCGTCGTCGGTCTGCTTCTGCTGCTTCCAGCCTATTCGATCGGTGGCATGGGTGCCGGCGACGTGAAGCTCTTGGCCGGCGTTGGGGCCTGGATGCATGGCACCCACACCTTCTATGCGTTCTGCATCTCGGCAATTGTCGGTGCGGTTCTAGCGGTCGGTATGGTTGCCGTTCGCAAAGCCTGGAAGAAGCACTCGGATAACGCTCGAATTATTCTGAACGAGATCATGACAATTCGTGATCCGAACCAGCTTTCGAGCATCGCAGCAGACCGAAAGTCTTCGATGCTGCTGCTCCCTTACGGTATTCCGATTGCCATCGGAACTATTGGTTACTTCCTCTGGATGGGACTGCTTGTATGA
- the pckA gene encoding phosphoenolpyruvate carboxykinase (ATP) → MSKIDLKGLDIDVEDVRRNMAPSTLYEEAIRDEEDAAIADSGALIAYSGEKTGRSPKDKRVVEDVQSKADVWWGPINIPIEDHTYRINLERAKDYLNTRKKLYVIDAFAGWDPKYRLKIRVVCSRPYHALFMHTMLIRPTAEELKNFGDPDVVIYNAGRFPANRHTPGMTSKTSVDVNLEDREMVILGTEYAGEMKKGVFTMMNYYMPKQGVLSMHCSATCAPDSDRSSILFGLSGTGKTTLSADPKRLLIGDDEHCWSDDGVFNIEGGCYAKAIDLTPDNEPEIFQALRFGSVLENVVYDKEDHHVDFTDTSITQNTRGAYPIEFIRNAKIPCVAGHPSDVIFLTCDAFGVLPPVSKLTPAQAMYHFISGYTAKIAGTEMGITEPQATFSPCFGGPFLVWHPGKYAELLADKLKKHNANVWLVNTGWTGGAHGIGSRIKLKYTRAIIDAIHSGDLAGALTAVDPVFGFHVLQECPGVPSEMLSPKGTWKDAAEYDKTASKLASLFIDNFQKYTSGVSEAVREAGPVAETSV, encoded by the coding sequence ATGAGTAAGATCGATTTAAAAGGATTGGATATCGATGTCGAAGATGTACGCCGGAATATGGCACCTTCGACCCTTTACGAAGAAGCCATCCGCGACGAAGAAGACGCGGCGATCGCTGACTCCGGAGCTTTGATCGCTTACAGCGGCGAAAAAACGGGCAGATCCCCCAAAGACAAACGAGTTGTCGAAGACGTCCAGTCGAAGGCCGATGTCTGGTGGGGACCGATTAATATTCCGATCGAAGACCACACCTACCGCATCAATCTTGAGCGAGCCAAAGACTATCTCAATACTCGCAAAAAGCTATATGTTATCGATGCGTTTGCCGGTTGGGACCCGAAATATCGATTGAAGATTCGGGTTGTCTGCTCGCGTCCGTATCACGCGCTGTTCATGCATACAATGCTGATTCGGCCGACCGCCGAAGAGCTTAAGAACTTCGGCGATCCGGACGTCGTGATTTACAACGCCGGTCGCTTTCCGGCCAATCGCCACACGCCTGGGATGACCTCGAAGACCAGCGTGGACGTCAATCTGGAAGACCGCGAGATGGTGATCCTCGGCACGGAATACGCCGGGGAAATGAAGAAGGGGGTCTTCACTATGATGAATTACTACATGCCCAAGCAAGGCGTGTTGTCTATGCATTGCAGTGCAACCTGTGCACCCGATTCTGATCGCAGTAGTATCCTGTTTGGCCTGTCTGGTACCGGTAAAACAACGCTTTCGGCCGACCCCAAGCGGCTTTTGATTGGCGATGACGAACACTGCTGGAGCGATGACGGCGTGTTCAATATCGAAGGGGGCTGTTACGCGAAAGCGATCGATCTGACGCCTGATAACGAGCCTGAGATTTTCCAGGCGCTTCGTTTTGGGTCCGTACTGGAAAATGTGGTTTACGACAAAGAAGACCATCACGTCGACTTCACCGATACCAGCATCACGCAAAATACACGCGGGGCATACCCGATTGAATTCATTCGCAACGCCAAGATTCCCTGCGTGGCAGGACATCCGAGCGATGTGATCTTCCTTACCTGCGATGCATTTGGCGTGCTTCCCCCGGTCAGCAAGCTGACCCCGGCCCAGGCCATGTATCACTTCATTTCCGGCTACACGGCCAAGATTGCCGGAACGGAAATGGGTATTACCGAGCCGCAAGCAACGTTCAGTCCGTGCTTCGGAGGTCCTTTCCTGGTGTGGCACCCCGGCAAATACGCCGAGCTTTTGGCCGACAAGCTAAAGAAGCACAACGCAAATGTCTGGCTCGTCAACACTGGTTGGACTGGCGGAGCCCATGGTATTGGCTCGCGAATCAAGCTGAAATATACCCGGGCCATTATCGATGCCATTCACAGCGGCGACTTGGCCGGTGCTCTGACGGCGGTTGATCCTGTGTTTGGGTTTCACGTACTTCAAGAATGCCCGGGCGTTCCTAGCGAGATGCTCAGCCCCAAAGGCACTTGGAAGGATGCAGCCGAGTACGACAAGACGGCCTCGAAACTCGCGTCACTATTTATTGACAACTTCCAGAAGTACACCTCGGGGGTAAGTGAAGCGGTACGCGAGGCAGGGCCCGTTGCAGAAACTTCTGTCTGA
- a CDS encoding Flp family type IVb pilin, whose translation MQGLIQKVQNFLVSEDGPTAVEYAVMLALIVIVCLTAIQAIGTQANATFTKIGTDMQTANTTGGAV comes from the coding sequence ATGCAAGGTCTCATCCAGAAGGTACAGAACTTTCTAGTATCCGAAGACGGTCCCACCGCGGTTGAATATGCCGTGATGCTGGCTCTGATCGTCATCGTATGTCTGACCGCGATTCAAGCGATCGGTACCCAGGCGAACGCTACGTTCACCAAGATCGGTACGGACATGCAAACTGCTAACACCACTGGTGGTGCGGTATAA
- a CDS encoding DUF1501 domain-containing protein, giving the protein MSNSEMPKPSYCGNTRREFLWNAGAKFPGLALTYMLAKDGFMANQAVAADGVSSFDNPLGAKQPMFEGKAKNVIFLFMYGGPSHIDTFDYKPKLYGLDGKTVPVKTKGRGGEKNEGRVVGPKWNFKQHGQSGQWVSDLFPHLATCVDDIAFLKSCQADSPIHGSAMLMMNSGRILSGFPTLGSWVTYGLGTVNQNLPGYVVMLDPTGGPISGAKNWTCGFMPANYQGTIFRGKGAPIIDLATPDGMTREAQRRILDAMKEANQQHYASRVDNTELSARIHSYELAYRMQEHAPEAVDIATETEDTKEMYGIDNPQTEEFGRRCLLARRLVERGVRFVQLYSGGHHNDNNWDAHGDLEKNHNYHAGRTDKPIAGLIKDLKRKGMLDDTLIVWGGEFGRQPTAEYEKGTGRDHNSYGFTMWMAGGGIKGGVSYGATDELGAVAVENPLHVKRVHATILNQLGLDPNHLSYFYSGLDQKLVGVEATEPIHEIIT; this is encoded by the coding sequence ATGTCGAACTCGGAGATGCCCAAACCAAGTTATTGTGGCAACACGCGCCGCGAGTTCTTGTGGAATGCCGGGGCCAAGTTTCCTGGCCTGGCATTAACATACATGCTGGCCAAGGATGGTTTTATGGCCAACCAGGCCGTCGCCGCCGATGGTGTGTCGTCCTTCGACAATCCGTTAGGGGCCAAGCAGCCGATGTTCGAGGGGAAAGCCAAGAACGTCATCTTCCTGTTCATGTATGGCGGCCCAAGCCATATCGATACATTCGACTACAAGCCCAAGTTGTACGGCCTCGACGGTAAGACGGTGCCGGTCAAGACCAAGGGCCGCGGCGGTGAAAAGAACGAAGGGCGAGTCGTTGGCCCGAAGTGGAACTTCAAGCAGCACGGCCAGTCAGGACAGTGGGTTTCGGACCTATTTCCTCACCTGGCAACGTGTGTCGATGACATCGCCTTCTTGAAGTCATGCCAGGCCGATTCGCCCATTCACGGCTCGGCCATGTTAATGATGAACTCAGGACGCATTCTAAGCGGCTTCCCGACGCTCGGTTCGTGGGTCACGTACGGTCTGGGTACGGTCAATCAGAACCTGCCTGGCTATGTGGTGATGTTAGACCCGACCGGCGGTCCGATCAGTGGTGCGAAGAACTGGACTTGTGGCTTCATGCCGGCCAACTACCAGGGAACGATCTTCCGTGGTAAGGGGGCTCCCATCATCGATCTGGCAACGCCGGATGGAATGACACGAGAGGCCCAGCGTCGTATTCTCGATGCGATGAAGGAGGCCAATCAGCAGCACTATGCCTCGCGAGTCGACAATACCGAGTTGTCGGCACGAATTCATAGCTATGAATTAGCCTATCGTATGCAGGAGCATGCGCCCGAAGCGGTCGACATTGCGACCGAAACGGAAGACACAAAAGAGATGTACGGCATCGATAACCCCCAGACGGAAGAGTTCGGTCGCCGCTGCTTATTGGCTCGCCGATTGGTGGAACGAGGCGTTCGTTTCGTTCAGCTTTATTCCGGTGGTCACCACAACGACAACAACTGGGATGCTCACGGCGACCTAGAGAAGAACCACAATTACCACGCCGGACGCACCGACAAGCCGATTGCCGGTCTGATCAAAGACCTCAAGCGGAAAGGCATGCTCGACGACACCCTAATTGTTTGGGGTGGTGAGTTTGGTCGTCAGCCCACGGCAGAATATGAAAAGGGGACCGGTCGCGATCACAACTCGTACGGGTTCACTATGTGGATGGCTGGTGGCGGTATCAAAGGTGGTGTTTCGTATGGTGCAACTGACGAACTGGGTGCCGTCGCCGTTGAAAATCCGCTGCACGTCAAACGAGTCCATGCCACGATCCTGAATCAGTTGGGTCTCGATCCGAACCACCTCAGCTATTTTTACAGTGGCTTGGATCAAAAATTGGTGGGCGTGGAAGCTACCGAGCCGATTCACGAAATCATAACTTAG
- a CDS encoding nucleoside permease, with amino-acid sequence MLNSKFIGLSVMMFLQFFVWGAWYVTVGNFMAAHGMEDQIGWAYTVAPIAAIISPFFLGFIADRYFATERVLGVLHLLGAVAMFAAPTTATISSTAFLFTLLLHVLCYMPTLGLTNTLAFQNIDDQEKQFPIIRVFGTIGWIVANLTVSYVLGADTSATMFYVTATAGVVLGIFSFSLPHTPPPSAGKAVTFGEIAGLDALSMMKERSFLVFILGSFLICIPLAAYYAFAPVFVGDIGFSKPGTWMPLGQGSEILFMLLMPFFFSRLGVKWMLFVGMAAWVIRYGLFAGGAAIGGDLAYPMVILGILLHGICYDFFFVTGFIYTDKKCPKNIRAQAQGFLVLVTQGLGLGIGAPMMQTLKSSLTTDGVTNWQMLWLVPCIASGVVMILFGILFNDKVDASDDETGYGTEDAPATEPTH; translated from the coding sequence ATGCTGAATTCCAAGTTCATCGGACTCTCGGTGATGATGTTTCTCCAATTCTTTGTTTGGGGAGCATGGTACGTAACGGTCGGTAATTTCATGGCCGCCCATGGCATGGAAGACCAGATCGGCTGGGCCTACACGGTCGCTCCAATCGCAGCGATCATTTCACCGTTTTTCCTCGGCTTTATCGCCGACCGGTATTTCGCAACCGAGCGGGTTCTGGGCGTGCTGCACCTGCTTGGGGCGGTCGCCATGTTTGCGGCTCCAACGACCGCGACGATCAGCTCGACCGCGTTTCTATTCACTTTGTTATTGCATGTCTTGTGCTACATGCCGACGTTAGGGCTTACCAACACGCTGGCTTTCCAGAACATTGATGACCAGGAAAAGCAGTTCCCGATTATTCGAGTGTTCGGCACGATCGGCTGGATCGTAGCTAACCTGACGGTGAGTTACGTCTTAGGCGCAGACACATCCGCGACCATGTTCTATGTGACCGCAACGGCAGGGGTTGTGCTGGGGATCTTCAGTTTCTCTTTACCGCACACGCCTCCGCCTTCGGCTGGCAAGGCCGTTACCTTCGGGGAGATTGCCGGTTTGGATGCCTTATCGATGATGAAGGAACGTTCCTTCCTGGTGTTTATTCTCGGTTCGTTCCTGATCTGTATTCCTCTGGCAGCCTACTATGCGTTTGCTCCTGTTTTCGTCGGGGATATTGGCTTCAGCAAACCAGGTACTTGGATGCCGCTAGGGCAGGGCTCAGAGATCTTGTTTATGCTGCTGATGCCGTTCTTCTTCTCGCGCCTGGGTGTGAAGTGGATGCTGTTTGTTGGCATGGCTGCTTGGGTGATCCGCTACGGATTGTTTGCTGGTGGAGCCGCGATTGGCGGCGACTTAGCCTACCCGATGGTGATCCTCGGTATCTTGCTGCACGGTATTTGTTACGACTTCTTCTTCGTGACCGGTTTTATCTACACCGACAAGAAGTGCCCCAAGAACATCCGAGCCCAGGCCCAAGGATTCCTCGTCCTGGTTACCCAGGGGTTGGGGCTGGGGATTGGGGCACCGATGATGCAAACGCTGAAAAGCTCGTTGACCACCGATGGTGTCACCAATTGGCAGATGCTCTGGCTTGTTCCATGTATTGCCTCGGGAGTCGTCATGATTCTGTTCGGGATCCTCTTTAACGACAAAGTCGACGCCTCGGACGATGAGACTGGCTACGGTACCGAAGACGCCCCAGCGACCGAACCGACGCATTAA
- a CDS encoding sulfatase, which yields MTTRIFPGLLLFLLILGCLGVTSVQAAEAKRPNFVFFLVDDLGWADVSCYGSTFHETPNIDALASSGMKFNQAYTACPVCSPTRASILTGRHPVRVDVTDWIPGNRNTGKFLQVLDRDNLALDEVTIAEVLKGEGYQTFFAGKWHLGDEGHWPTDQGFDTNIGGNHKGSPPGGYYAPWTNPTLKAKEDGEYLTERLTEESIQFLETRDKEKPFFLYLCYYNVHSPITPYKKRVDHFQEKGQKTFEGKTPTIVEHKGQSRGRQDNADYASMVAAVDQSVGEIVDKLEELKLDENTVVCFFSDNGGLCTLRRPGPTSNLPLRSGKGWLYEGGVRSPMIVRAPGVTTAGSVSEASVVSTDFFPTMLELAALPLQPELHADGQSLVSLLEGEKSPEARTLYWHYPHYHGSTWTPGASIRDGDWKLIEFYEYDKVELYNLASDPGEQNDLSRSQPVKTTELREKLQAWQKQMNAKMPQPNPKVRRGAK from the coding sequence ATGACGACTCGAATCTTCCCCGGCCTACTGTTATTCCTACTGATTTTAGGCTGTTTGGGCGTAACCTCTGTTCAAGCCGCCGAAGCCAAACGGCCGAACTTCGTCTTCTTTCTTGTAGATGACCTGGGCTGGGCAGACGTGTCGTGCTATGGCAGTACCTTCCACGAGACCCCCAACATCGACGCGTTGGCCTCGAGCGGAATGAAGTTTAATCAGGCCTATACCGCTTGCCCCGTTTGTTCTCCGACAAGGGCCTCGATTCTGACCGGACGTCACCCGGTTCGCGTCGATGTGACCGACTGGATCCCCGGCAATCGAAACACAGGCAAGTTTCTGCAGGTCCTTGATCGCGATAATCTAGCGTTAGACGAAGTGACGATCGCCGAGGTGCTGAAAGGGGAGGGGTACCAGACCTTCTTTGCTGGCAAATGGCATTTGGGGGACGAAGGTCATTGGCCCACCGATCAAGGTTTCGACACCAACATCGGCGGCAATCACAAGGGTTCGCCCCCCGGCGGCTACTATGCTCCTTGGACCAACCCTACGCTAAAAGCGAAGGAGGATGGCGAATACCTCACCGAGCGGCTGACCGAAGAGTCGATCCAGTTCCTGGAAACGCGTGACAAGGAAAAGCCGTTCTTCCTATATCTCTGCTACTACAACGTCCATTCGCCGATTACCCCCTACAAAAAACGGGTCGACCATTTTCAGGAGAAGGGCCAGAAGACTTTCGAGGGAAAAACGCCCACCATTGTCGAACACAAGGGACAATCGCGTGGTCGGCAAGACAACGCCGACTATGCTTCGATGGTGGCTGCCGTCGATCAAAGCGTAGGGGAGATCGTCGATAAGCTTGAAGAATTGAAGCTGGACGAGAATACGGTCGTCTGTTTCTTCTCTGATAATGGTGGCCTTTGTACGCTACGTCGTCCTGGTCCTACGAGCAACCTGCCACTGCGAAGTGGGAAAGGTTGGTTATATGAAGGAGGCGTCCGGAGCCCCATGATCGTACGTGCCCCAGGCGTCACCACCGCCGGGAGCGTCTCGGAAGCTTCGGTCGTGAGTACTGATTTCTTCCCTACGATGCTGGAACTCGCCGCATTGCCGCTACAGCCTGAGCTACATGCCGACGGCCAGTCGTTGGTAAGTTTGCTGGAAGGGGAGAAGTCGCCGGAAGCACGCACGCTGTACTGGCATTATCCGCACTATCATGGTTCGACCTGGACGCCTGGGGCGTCAATCCGTGACGGTGATTGGAAGTTGATCGAATTTTATGAATACGACAAGGTCGAACTTTACAATCTGGCCAGCGATCCCGGCGAGCAAAACGACTTGAGCAGGTCGCAGCCGGTAAAGACGACCGAGCTTCGCGAAAAGCTGCAAGCCTGGCAAAAGCAAATGAACGCCAAGATGCCGCAGCCTAATCCCAAGGTTCGTCGTGGCGCGAAATAG